The segment CAGGAAAGAAAGCCGTCCTCTGCGAAAAGCCCTTCGCCATGAGCGGCGAAGAGGCGGCCCGGATTTCCGCGGTCAGCGAGGAAACCGGCGTGCCGATCATCGTAGGCGCCATGCACACCTTCGATCCCGGCTGGCTCGCAGCCGAAGCCAACTGGGGCGATCTCCCCGAGAACGTCCACACCATCCGCTCTTCCATCGTCCTTCCGCCCAATGCCCGCTTCGAAGACTTCGCCACCGAAATCATCACCCGGCCCGCAGGCGGCACCCCTGACTACAGCGACGTCGAGGTCATCAAGAACGCCCTCCGCGGCGGAATCATGGGACTCGCCATCCACGACCTTCCGCTCGTGCGCCGCTTTACCCCGGATTTCGAAGACCTGGAAGTGCTGCAGGCACGCCACGTGCGCCCCTTCGGTTACGTGATTTCCCTTCGTTCCGGAAAACAGGGTGCAGGTGACCGGATTATCGAGCTCAGGGCAGCCATGAACAAGACGTGGAAGCCCGAATGGGCCTTCGAAGCGATCTCTGACGACGCGGCCCTTCGCGTGGACTTCACCCCTTCCTACGTGCAGGCGGGTTCCGCCGTCGCAACCATCACCCGCGGCACCACGAGCACAACGTACGGACCGTTCGAGCACAACGGCTATGAAGGCGAATGGCGCGAACTCGCCCAACTGGCCCTCGGAACGAAGCAACCGCCGTCCGCCGAAAGCCTCATCAATGACCTCACGTTCGCGATAGCCATTGCCGACGCCACAGTAGATGAGGCGGCAGCCGAGCATACCCAGCACGCAAACAGCCATGCAGGAGCCCGCTCATGAGCCCCCAGTACACGGTCACCGCCACCCCGCAGGCCGAAGAGAGCGGCGCCGTGGCACTCGCGGTCGCTTCGCTTCCGGCGAGCTTCGGCCCCGGAAATGACGCGACGCCGGCAGACGCCGCACGGATTTCCGCCGTCGACGGCGCCCCGGGCTGGACCACCGAGGCAATCAAAGCGATCGACGGCGGAGCGTCGGGCATCGTCGTCGTCAATCCTGTTCCGGAAAGCACCGCCGCCCTGCTCAACGCCGCTTCAGCCTCCGGCGTCGCGGTTGTCCTGGACCAGCGCTGGGCGTCGAACCCCGGTCTCGCCGGAGCCGAAGACGCCGTCCGCTCGGTAGCCGGCCGCGCCGCCATGCTGGACACGGTCGCGACGGCCGCGGCAGGCACGGATCCGGAACGGCTGCTCACCGAGCATCTCGCCGCCGTCGTGCGCGTCACCGGACAACTGGACGCGCTTCGCCTCCTGCGCCGAGGCACGCACGGCTACACGGCTTCCGGGCGGCTCGCCAACGGCGCTCCGGTTTCACTACAAGGCGTGCTGAGCAACTCCCGGCCCGCCGGCGTCGACTTCCGCCTCTACACCGACGACGGCGGTGTCAGCATCACGGTTCCTGAGCCGCTTGCCGCCTGGCCGACGGAGGTCCGGGCCACCGGACCCCAAGGAGAAATCCTCCTGCCCACGCTTTACGAATCCGCGCACCGCACCAC is part of the Arthrobacter ramosus genome and harbors:
- a CDS encoding Gfo/Idh/MocA family protein: MSSQSQAAPLGSPRPLGVGILGAGPVTQAIHLPSLARLRNILEVRHIMDVDAAVAESVAARVGANYSTSMDALLGDPDVDIVAICSPHQFHADQVIAACRAGKKAVLCEKPFAMSGEEAARISAVSEETGVPIIVGAMHTFDPGWLAAEANWGDLPENVHTIRSSIVLPPNARFEDFATEIITRPAGGTPDYSDVEVIKNALRGGIMGLAIHDLPLVRRFTPDFEDLEVLQARHVRPFGYVISLRSGKQGAGDRIIELRAAMNKTWKPEWAFEAISDDAALRVDFTPSYVQAGSAVATITRGTTSTTYGPFEHNGYEGEWRELAQLALGTKQPPSAESLINDLTFAIAIADATVDEAAAEHTQHANSHAGARS